A genome region from Mugil cephalus isolate CIBA_MC_2020 chromosome 13, CIBA_Mcephalus_1.1, whole genome shotgun sequence includes the following:
- the LOC125018435 gene encoding sorbin and SH3 domain-containing protein 1 isoform X8, with translation MSGSPAEGRVTPSRTPVRSGTRTVSAVRITPLKTMKGSPDLIPAADLDGRRVCKGKGVVTLRATRVHIDDEGRVSEEPSVITAPSGWTSQINGDSSKAGLAEGGNNNTADLPPVNYTQCQTNLPKSIKENQAPPSSEIQKYITTASTFVYPSTSTVNPTIVLLQHNREQQKHLSHLEDPTPEWDESPDPWRDSFSPVSDMDGKRLRLSLHSPVLTPLNQPIVPVRNTEKSKDWYKNMFKQIHKLPEPIEENPYRPTYIFPENYDIQMKPKDDAPTPLGYLEDVRPVPRSKSDDEVDLRRRSMPVPTRSSSLKPSAKRNEWEPPDKKVDTRKYRAEPKSIFEYVPGKSSVLKQERTTQDVSPEDVDLENEPWYKFFSEMEFDKASAPSFSPLETASDLQQQYKSGHSEVEKDGGSSTGEPGAQECDRHVYKSVLEGGDIPLQGLRALNKRHGSSSSSKVDYKGGNGYIISHCSSVNSRSVFASNAIGNQCKNKKPLSAAKVCIPQILPSKFKPKLLPPSGNSQDDRTAAVRHPKAHSCEDLYTGPCDRNCAGAEGIESGEHSDSKSSCGSECAHGLGNVSPAIRRSTSEFSSLYRTMHHIQRPSSAGCSPHGSVRSLASLFEKAKADGGERSEADEGGSIPRDSVSSRVSEFEMIIQRSSSAPSRSSSLPTLHSSHSPNHSPGHIFMASAVSAESLLVADNTQTDVCSQVEPEGKSSGEEASSQDSAAADDAASSSEDGQNARAESPCNTEAEVEQIFSESSPEITLQNVSGSKSPSTLLPASSPQNNNLHHHHHHHLHHLNHQHLLKPSKCKGSCPASYTRFTTILRHERQQALTQQERPPPSEKKTTLPGNLFLMGPAPFRLRKNLQSHQTRRTLLATKVTMGTQRPCSLSPELRPLIPQRLSSLEVLERLSNVEGTDHLSNGQGLDANGNLLQPLAAHRRDSSPAHGESPDEVLRRRHGDKEKMLEEQRRLKREQEEADTASRRHTSIVPTHHQFITNERFGDLLNITDNAEKRKSGMEKTPAMARFDFRAETLKELPFQKGDIVYIIRQVDQNWYEGEHHGRVGIFPRSYVELLPPTEKAQPKKSAAVQVLEYGEAVARFNFNGDTVVEMSFRKGERITLIRRVDENWYEGKIAGTNRQGIFPVTYVEVHRRPRVKNAMEYPDPPVSQSPQRSTNASPQLYRNRLTTSPLPLPRSSRRSVSPEVHAISSEWISLTVGGGSPPAAPTPPLPPLPTVSYRCGEYLPPPFSASPVPPITGSPYGISPVASPSASPLPPPYPPRPSSATPFLTFTPPQVEDFLLSSASPYLSRSDSPSAGPVLEGWLRGEKELAEGEGTEGNRGSAAPGRRRNCPAEFVKNEADHHGRSSRSPVMLFDIQDNNNVNSFAEAVCNEILNIAETSVRYCSTLSHHHNDSVHRLLPHPSKQSLIISQQPLSHSSSPEPSRLSCGIFQALYSYVPQNDDELELQEGDLVSVMEKCDDGWFVGTSKRTKLFGTFPGNYVKEVKL, from the exons ATGAGT GGCtctccagcagagggcagagtAACACCAAGCAGGACTCCTG TCCGATCAGGTACTCGAACAGTGAGCGCTGTCAGGATCACACCTCTGAAAACCATGAAAGGCTCTCCTGACCTGATTCCTGCTGCAG ATTTGGACGGTAGAAGAGTGTGCAAAGGAAAAGGAGTGGTGACCCTGAGGGCCACCCGGGTCCACATCGACGATGAGGGCCGCGTCAGCGAGGAGCCAAGCGTCATCACAGCGCCAA GTGGCTGGACAAGCCAGATTAATGGAGACAGCTCCAAAGCAGGACTGGCTGAGGgaggcaacaacaacacagctgaTTTACCTCCTGTAAACTACACCCAGTGCCAG ACAAATCTGCCCAAAAgcataaaagaaaatcaagCTCCACCTTCCAGTGAAATTCAGAAATATATCACAACGGCTTCCACTTTTGTTTATCCCTCCACTAGCACAGTGAACCCCACCATagtgctgctgcagcacaaCAGAG AGCAGCAAAAGCATCTTTCTCATTTGGAAG ACCCTACCCCAGAGTGGGACGAAAGTCCTGATCCTTGGAGAGACTCATTCAGTCCGGTCAGTGACATGGACGGGAAGAGGCTGCGGCTATCACTGCACTCCCCTGTCCTCACTCCTCTCAACCAGCCCATTGTGCCCGTACGG aacACTGAAAAGTCCAAAGACTGGTATAAGAACATGTTCAAACAGATACACAAATTACCTg AGCCTATTGAGGAAAACCCTTACCGCCCCACCTACATTTTCCCTGAGAACTATGACATTCAGATGAAACCCAAAG aCGACGCTCCCACCCCACTTGGCTATTTGGAAGATG TGAGACCAGTCCCACGGTCAAAAAGTGACGACGAGGTCGATTTGAGGCGCAGATCGATGCCGGTGCCAACGCGGTCCTCTTCCCTCAAACCCTCTGCCAAAAG GAACGAGTGGGAGCCCCCGGATAAAAAGGTAGACACCAGGAAGTACCGCGCGGAGCCCAAGAGCATCTTTGAGTACGTGCCGGGGAAATCGTCGGTGCTGAAGCAGGAGAGAACG ACTCAGGATGTAAGTCCAGAAGATGTAGATTTAGAGAATGAGCCTTGGTATAAATTCTTTTCAGAGATGGAGTTTGACAAAGCG AGTGCCCCCTCTTTCAGCCCCCTGGAAACAGCCTccgacctgcagcagcagta CAAGTCTGGACACAGCGAGGTGGAGAAGGACGGAGGATCCTCCACGGGTGAGCCTGGGGCTCAAGAATGCGACCGCCATGTTTACAAGAGTGTCCTGGAGGGCGGCGACATTCCCTTACAAGGTCTACGGGCTCTAAACAAGCGCCAcggcagctcctcctcctctaaag TGGATTATAAAGGTGGGAATGGCTATATAATTTCACACTGCTCCTCTGTAAATAGTCGATCGGTCTTTGCCAGTAATGCAATAGGTAACCAGTGTAAGAATAAGAAGCCTCTGTCCGCTGCCAAAGTCTGCATACCCCAAATCCTGCCATCTAAGTTCAAGCCCAAGCTGCTGCCACCCAGTGGCAACAGCCAGGACGACAGGACTGCAGCCGTCCGGCACCCGAAGGCCCACAGCTGTGAGGATCTCTACACGGGGCCATGTGACAGAAACTGTGCCGGAGCGGAGGGAATAGAGAGCGGTGAACACTCGGACTCTAAGTCCAGCTGCGGCAGTGAGTGCGCGCACGGTCTCGGGAATGTTTCCCCTGCAATTAGGAGGAGCACGTCTGAGTTTTCCAGCCTGTACAGGACCATGCATCACATCCAGCGGCCCAGCTCGGCAGGCTGCAGCCCCCACGGCAGCGTCCGCAGCCTGGCGTCTCTTTTCGAGAAGGCAAAGGCCGACGGGGGTGAGAGGTCGGAGGCCGATGAGGGGGGTAGCATTCCGCGGGATTCTGTGTCGTCGCGGGTCAGCGAGTTCGAAATGATCATCCAGCGGTCCAGCTCGGCTCCCAGccgctcctcctccctgcccaCCCTGCACTCCAGCCACAGCCCCAACCACAGCCCTGGCCACATCTTCATGGCGTCTGCGGTGTCGGCGGAGTCCCTTTTGGTAGccgacaacacacaaacagatgtctGCTCCCAAGTGGAGCCAGAGGGCAAAAGCTCTGGGGAGGAGGCCTCGTCGCAGGACAGCGCGGCCGCGGATGACGCCGCTTCCTCTTCGGAGGACGGACAGAACGCCAGGGCAGAGTCGCCCTGCAACACGGAGGCTGAAGTTGAACAGATCTTCAGCGAAAGCTCTCCGGAAATAACGCTCCAGAACGTCAGTGGATCAAAGAGTCCCTCAACGCTGCTTCCAGCCTCCTCTCCTCAAAACAACaatctccaccaccaccaccaccatcacctccaCCACTTGAACCATCAGCACCTCCTCAAACCCAGTAAATGCAAAGGTTCTTGCCCGGCCTCCTACACCCGCTTCACCACCATCCTCAGGCACGAGCGGCAGCAGGCCTTGACCCAACAGGAGCGGCCGCCGCCTTCGGAGAAGAAGACCACGCTGCCCGGGAACCTCTTCCTCATGGGCCCTGCTCCGTTCAGGCTACGGAAGAACCTGCAGTCCCACCAGACCCGCAGGACGCTCTTAGCCACCAAGGTGACAATGGGCACCCAGAGGCCCTGCAGCCTGTCCCCCGAGCTCAGACCTCTAATCCCCCAGCGCCTGTCCTCCCTGGAGGTTCTGGAGAGGCTGAGTAACGTGGAGGGGACTGACCACCTGAGTAACGGGCAGGGCTTGGACGCCAACGGGAACCTACTGCAGCCGCTGGCAGCTCACCGCAGAG actCGTCCCCAGCTCACGGAGAAAGCCCCGATGAGGTGTTGAGGAGGCGCCATGGGGACAAAGAg AAAATGTTGGAGGAGCAGCGGCGGCTCAAGCGGGAACAGGAAGAAGCTGACACGGCGTCAAGACGACACACGAGCATTGTCCCGACACACCACCAGTTCATCACCAACGAGCGGTTCGGAGACCTGCTCAACATCACAGATAACGCAGAGAAGAGGAAGTCAGGCATGGAG AAAACTCCAGCCATGGCTCGTTTTGACTTCAGAGCAGAAACTCTAAA ggaGCTACCATTTCAGAAGGGAGACATTGTGTATATAATTCGACAAGTTGATCAAAACTGGTATGAAGGCGAGCATCACGGACGAGTTGGTATTTTCCCACGAAGCTATGTCGAG ctcctgcctCCGACAGAGAAAGCGCAGCCAAAGAAAAGTGCCGCGGTGCAGGTACTGGAATATGGAGAAGCGGTGGCGCGCTTCAACTTCAACGGGGACACGGTGGTGGAAATGTCCTTCAGAAAG ggagaGAGGATCACGCTGATTCGTAGAGTTGATGAGAACTGGTACGAAGGCAAAATCGCAGGCACCAACCGCCAGGGCATCTTCCCCGTCACCTACGTGGAAGTGCACAGACGACCCCGTGTCAAAAACGCGATGGAGTACCCCGACCCCCCCGTCAGCCAGTCGCCACAGCGCAGCACCAACGCTTCTCCTCAG CTGTATCGTAACCGTCTGACCACCTCCCCCCTGCCTCTCCCTCGCTCCTCCCGCCGCTCCGTGTCCCCCGAGGTCCACGCCATCTCCTCCGAGTGGATCTCCCTGACCGTGGGTGGCGGGAGCCCTCCCGccgcccccacccctcccctgcCGCCGCTGCCCACCGTGTCCTACCGCTGCGGCGAGTACCTGCCCCCGCCTTTCTCTGCCAGCCCCGTGCCTCCCATCACCGGCAGCCCGTACGGCATCTCACCCGTGGCCTCCCCGTCCGCCTCCCCCCTGCCCCCGCCTTACCCGCCTCGGCCCAGCTCGGCCACCCCCTTCCTCACATTCACCCCGCCCCAGGTGGAGGACTTCCTgctctcctccgcctccccgTACCTGTCGCGCAGCGACAGCCCGAGCGCTGGGCCGGTGCTGGAGGGCTGGCTGAGGGGGGAGAAGGAGCTGGCGGAGGGGGAAGGCACAGAGGGGAACAGGGGCAGCGCAGCCCCGGGCAGAAGGCGAAATTGTCCTGCAGAG TTTGTGAAGAACGAGGCTGATCATCATGGACGGAGCTCCAGAAGCCCCGTGATGCTGTTTGACATCCAGGACAACAACAATGTTAACTCCTTTGCG gAGGCAGTGTGTAATGAGATCTTGAATATAGCTGAGACCTCGGTGAGGTACTGCAGCACCCTGTCCCACCACCATAATGACTCTGTCCATAGACTGCTCCCCCACCCCAGTAAACAATCTCTCATCATTTCCCAGCAACCCCTGTCCCACAGCAGCAGCCCGGAGCCGAGCCGTCTCAGCTGTGGAAT TTTCCAGGCCCTGTACAGTTATGTGCCACAGAATGACGAcgagctggagctgcaggagggaGACCTCGTCAGCGTCATGGAGAAGTGCGATGACGGCTGGTTCGTTG GTACATCAAAGAGGACAAAACTGTTTGGGACTTTCCCTGGGAATTACGTGAAGGAGGTGAAACTGTAA
- the LOC125018435 gene encoding sorbin and SH3 domain-containing protein 1 isoform X3 — translation MLGPSRPDETLKAGPDCSWELQRERTYVDRGLSVHIIKSGSPAEGRVTPSRTPVRSGTRTVSAVRITPLKTMKGSPDLIPAADLDGRRVCKGKGVVTLRATRVHIDDEGRVSEEPSVITAPSGWTSQINGDSSKAGLAEGGNNNTADLPPVNYTQCQTNLPKSIKENQAPPSSEIQKYITTASTFVYPSTSTVNPTIVLLQHNREQQKHLSHLEDPTPEWDESPDPWRDSFSPVSDMDGKRLRLSLHSPVLTPLNQPIVPVRNTEKSKDWYKNMFKQIHKLPEPIEENPYRPTYIFPENYDIQMKPKDDAPTPLGYLEDVRPVPRSKSDDEVDLRRRSMPVPTRSSSLKPSAKRNEWEPPDKKVDTRKYRAEPKSIFEYVPGKSSVLKQERTTQDVSPEDVDLENEPWYKFFSEMEFDKASAPSFSPLETASDLQQQYKSGHSEVEKDGGSSTGEPGAQECDRHVYKSVLEGGDIPLQGLRALNKRHGSSSSSKVDYKGGNGYIISHCSSVNSRSVFASNAIGNQCKNKKPLSAAKVCIPQILPSKFKPKLLPPSGNSQDDRTAAVRHPKAHSCEDLYTGPCDRNCAGAEGIESGEHSDSKSSCGSECAHGLGNVSPAIRRSTSEFSSLYRTMHHIQRPSSAGCSPHGSVRSLASLFEKAKADGGERSEADEGGSIPRDSVSSRVSEFEMIIQRSSSAPSRSSSLPTLHSSHSPNHSPGHIFMASAVSAESLLVADNTQTDVCSQVEPEGKSSGEEASSQDSAAADDAASSSEDGQNARAESPCNTEAEVEQIFSESSPEITLQNVSGSKSPSTLLPASSPQNNNLHHHHHHHLHHLNHQHLLKPSKCKGSCPASYTRFTTILRHERQQALTQQERPPPSEKKTTLPGNLFLMGPAPFRLRKNLQSHQTRRTLLATKVTMGTQRPCSLSPELRPLIPQRLSSLEVLERLSNVEGTDHLSNGQGLDANGNLLQPLAAHRRDSSPAHGESPDEVLRRRHGDKEKMLEEQRRLKREQEEADTASRRHTSIVPTHHQFITNERFGDLLNITDNAEKRKSGMEVQRRPASYHTKTPAMARFDFRAETLKELPFQKGDIVYIIRQVDQNWYEGEHHGRVGIFPRSYVELLPPTEKAQPKKSAAVQVLEYGEAVARFNFNGDTVVEMSFRKGERITLIRRVDENWYEGKIAGTNRQGIFPVTYVEVHRRPRVKNAMEYPDPPVSQSPQRSTNASPQLYRNRLTTSPLPLPRSSRRSVSPEVHAISSEWISLTVGGGSPPAAPTPPLPPLPTVSYRCGEYLPPPFSASPVPPITGSPYGISPVASPSASPLPPPYPPRPSSATPFLTFTPPQVEDFLLSSASPYLSRSDSPSAGPVLEGWLRGEKELAEGEGTEGNRGSAAPGRRRNCPAEFVKNEADHHGRSSRSPVMLFDIQDNNNVNSFAEAVCNEILNIAETSVSNPCPTAAARSRAVSAVEFSRPCTVMCHRMTTSWSCRRETSSASWRSAMTAGSLVHQRGQNCLGLSLGIT, via the exons ATGCTGGGACCGTCCCGCCCAGACGAGACCCTCAAAGCTGGGCCGGATTGCTCATGGGAGCTTCAGAGGGAGCGGACCTACGTGGACCGAGGATTATCTGTGCACATCATCAAGTCG GGCtctccagcagagggcagagtAACACCAAGCAGGACTCCTG TCCGATCAGGTACTCGAACAGTGAGCGCTGTCAGGATCACACCTCTGAAAACCATGAAAGGCTCTCCTGACCTGATTCCTGCTGCAG ATTTGGACGGTAGAAGAGTGTGCAAAGGAAAAGGAGTGGTGACCCTGAGGGCCACCCGGGTCCACATCGACGATGAGGGCCGCGTCAGCGAGGAGCCAAGCGTCATCACAGCGCCAA GTGGCTGGACAAGCCAGATTAATGGAGACAGCTCCAAAGCAGGACTGGCTGAGGgaggcaacaacaacacagctgaTTTACCTCCTGTAAACTACACCCAGTGCCAG ACAAATCTGCCCAAAAgcataaaagaaaatcaagCTCCACCTTCCAGTGAAATTCAGAAATATATCACAACGGCTTCCACTTTTGTTTATCCCTCCACTAGCACAGTGAACCCCACCATagtgctgctgcagcacaaCAGAG AGCAGCAAAAGCATCTTTCTCATTTGGAAG ACCCTACCCCAGAGTGGGACGAAAGTCCTGATCCTTGGAGAGACTCATTCAGTCCGGTCAGTGACATGGACGGGAAGAGGCTGCGGCTATCACTGCACTCCCCTGTCCTCACTCCTCTCAACCAGCCCATTGTGCCCGTACGG aacACTGAAAAGTCCAAAGACTGGTATAAGAACATGTTCAAACAGATACACAAATTACCTg AGCCTATTGAGGAAAACCCTTACCGCCCCACCTACATTTTCCCTGAGAACTATGACATTCAGATGAAACCCAAAG aCGACGCTCCCACCCCACTTGGCTATTTGGAAGATG TGAGACCAGTCCCACGGTCAAAAAGTGACGACGAGGTCGATTTGAGGCGCAGATCGATGCCGGTGCCAACGCGGTCCTCTTCCCTCAAACCCTCTGCCAAAAG GAACGAGTGGGAGCCCCCGGATAAAAAGGTAGACACCAGGAAGTACCGCGCGGAGCCCAAGAGCATCTTTGAGTACGTGCCGGGGAAATCGTCGGTGCTGAAGCAGGAGAGAACG ACTCAGGATGTAAGTCCAGAAGATGTAGATTTAGAGAATGAGCCTTGGTATAAATTCTTTTCAGAGATGGAGTTTGACAAAGCG AGTGCCCCCTCTTTCAGCCCCCTGGAAACAGCCTccgacctgcagcagcagta CAAGTCTGGACACAGCGAGGTGGAGAAGGACGGAGGATCCTCCACGGGTGAGCCTGGGGCTCAAGAATGCGACCGCCATGTTTACAAGAGTGTCCTGGAGGGCGGCGACATTCCCTTACAAGGTCTACGGGCTCTAAACAAGCGCCAcggcagctcctcctcctctaaag TGGATTATAAAGGTGGGAATGGCTATATAATTTCACACTGCTCCTCTGTAAATAGTCGATCGGTCTTTGCCAGTAATGCAATAGGTAACCAGTGTAAGAATAAGAAGCCTCTGTCCGCTGCCAAAGTCTGCATACCCCAAATCCTGCCATCTAAGTTCAAGCCCAAGCTGCTGCCACCCAGTGGCAACAGCCAGGACGACAGGACTGCAGCCGTCCGGCACCCGAAGGCCCACAGCTGTGAGGATCTCTACACGGGGCCATGTGACAGAAACTGTGCCGGAGCGGAGGGAATAGAGAGCGGTGAACACTCGGACTCTAAGTCCAGCTGCGGCAGTGAGTGCGCGCACGGTCTCGGGAATGTTTCCCCTGCAATTAGGAGGAGCACGTCTGAGTTTTCCAGCCTGTACAGGACCATGCATCACATCCAGCGGCCCAGCTCGGCAGGCTGCAGCCCCCACGGCAGCGTCCGCAGCCTGGCGTCTCTTTTCGAGAAGGCAAAGGCCGACGGGGGTGAGAGGTCGGAGGCCGATGAGGGGGGTAGCATTCCGCGGGATTCTGTGTCGTCGCGGGTCAGCGAGTTCGAAATGATCATCCAGCGGTCCAGCTCGGCTCCCAGccgctcctcctccctgcccaCCCTGCACTCCAGCCACAGCCCCAACCACAGCCCTGGCCACATCTTCATGGCGTCTGCGGTGTCGGCGGAGTCCCTTTTGGTAGccgacaacacacaaacagatgtctGCTCCCAAGTGGAGCCAGAGGGCAAAAGCTCTGGGGAGGAGGCCTCGTCGCAGGACAGCGCGGCCGCGGATGACGCCGCTTCCTCTTCGGAGGACGGACAGAACGCCAGGGCAGAGTCGCCCTGCAACACGGAGGCTGAAGTTGAACAGATCTTCAGCGAAAGCTCTCCGGAAATAACGCTCCAGAACGTCAGTGGATCAAAGAGTCCCTCAACGCTGCTTCCAGCCTCCTCTCCTCAAAACAACaatctccaccaccaccaccaccatcacctccaCCACTTGAACCATCAGCACCTCCTCAAACCCAGTAAATGCAAAGGTTCTTGCCCGGCCTCCTACACCCGCTTCACCACCATCCTCAGGCACGAGCGGCAGCAGGCCTTGACCCAACAGGAGCGGCCGCCGCCTTCGGAGAAGAAGACCACGCTGCCCGGGAACCTCTTCCTCATGGGCCCTGCTCCGTTCAGGCTACGGAAGAACCTGCAGTCCCACCAGACCCGCAGGACGCTCTTAGCCACCAAGGTGACAATGGGCACCCAGAGGCCCTGCAGCCTGTCCCCCGAGCTCAGACCTCTAATCCCCCAGCGCCTGTCCTCCCTGGAGGTTCTGGAGAGGCTGAGTAACGTGGAGGGGACTGACCACCTGAGTAACGGGCAGGGCTTGGACGCCAACGGGAACCTACTGCAGCCGCTGGCAGCTCACCGCAGAG actCGTCCCCAGCTCACGGAGAAAGCCCCGATGAGGTGTTGAGGAGGCGCCATGGGGACAAAGAg AAAATGTTGGAGGAGCAGCGGCGGCTCAAGCGGGAACAGGAAGAAGCTGACACGGCGTCAAGACGACACACGAGCATTGTCCCGACACACCACCAGTTCATCACCAACGAGCGGTTCGGAGACCTGCTCAACATCACAGATAACGCAGAGAAGAGGAAGTCAGGCATGGAGGTACAACGCCGGCCTGCGTCTTATCATACT AAAACTCCAGCCATGGCTCGTTTTGACTTCAGAGCAGAAACTCTAAA ggaGCTACCATTTCAGAAGGGAGACATTGTGTATATAATTCGACAAGTTGATCAAAACTGGTATGAAGGCGAGCATCACGGACGAGTTGGTATTTTCCCACGAAGCTATGTCGAG ctcctgcctCCGACAGAGAAAGCGCAGCCAAAGAAAAGTGCCGCGGTGCAGGTACTGGAATATGGAGAAGCGGTGGCGCGCTTCAACTTCAACGGGGACACGGTGGTGGAAATGTCCTTCAGAAAG ggagaGAGGATCACGCTGATTCGTAGAGTTGATGAGAACTGGTACGAAGGCAAAATCGCAGGCACCAACCGCCAGGGCATCTTCCCCGTCACCTACGTGGAAGTGCACAGACGACCCCGTGTCAAAAACGCGATGGAGTACCCCGACCCCCCCGTCAGCCAGTCGCCACAGCGCAGCACCAACGCTTCTCCTCAG CTGTATCGTAACCGTCTGACCACCTCCCCCCTGCCTCTCCCTCGCTCCTCCCGCCGCTCCGTGTCCCCCGAGGTCCACGCCATCTCCTCCGAGTGGATCTCCCTGACCGTGGGTGGCGGGAGCCCTCCCGccgcccccacccctcccctgcCGCCGCTGCCCACCGTGTCCTACCGCTGCGGCGAGTACCTGCCCCCGCCTTTCTCTGCCAGCCCCGTGCCTCCCATCACCGGCAGCCCGTACGGCATCTCACCCGTGGCCTCCCCGTCCGCCTCCCCCCTGCCCCCGCCTTACCCGCCTCGGCCCAGCTCGGCCACCCCCTTCCTCACATTCACCCCGCCCCAGGTGGAGGACTTCCTgctctcctccgcctccccgTACCTGTCGCGCAGCGACAGCCCGAGCGCTGGGCCGGTGCTGGAGGGCTGGCTGAGGGGGGAGAAGGAGCTGGCGGAGGGGGAAGGCACAGAGGGGAACAGGGGCAGCGCAGCCCCGGGCAGAAGGCGAAATTGTCCTGCAGAG TTTGTGAAGAACGAGGCTGATCATCATGGACGGAGCTCCAGAAGCCCCGTGATGCTGTTTGACATCCAGGACAACAACAATGTTAACTCCTTTGCG gAGGCAGTGTGTAATGAGATCTTGAATATAGCTGAGACCTCGGTGAG CAACCCCTGTCCCACAGCAGCAGCCCGGAGCCGAGCCGTCTCAGCTGTGGAAT TTTCCAGGCCCTGTACAGTTATGTGCCACAGAATGACGAcgagctggagctgcaggagggaGACCTCGTCAGCGTCATGGAGAAGTGCGATGACGGCTGGTTCGTTG GTACATCAAAGAGGACAAAACTGTTTGGGACTTTCCCTGGGAATTACGTGA